GAAGGCATAGGCGAAGAACAGGTAACTCAGCGCTGCGGGGTGGACCAGCCAGTCGGGGCCATCGGGGTCGAGGCCAAGCCAGACCAGCCCCTCAAGGGCCTGCTGGAGCGCGAAAAAAAACGGCGTGAGGGCTAGGGGCAGCAGATCATTGCGTTGCTGATCCTGGGCATACCGCACAGCTCCCACACCCAGGGGCAACAGCCCGGCCGCCACCACGAAGCTGGCGCTGCTGGAGAAGCACATGGGCGATCAGCCGTCTCCGGCAGCAGGGGCCAGCCACCAGCCTGGACTGGATCGTGGTTCTTCAGCGGTGGATGGCGTTATCCAGGCCACGTCGGCAGACCTCCACTCAACAAGGTGCCTCGATGCCGCCAGAGCACTTCGGGCTTGATCGTGATGCCGTGGGAATGGGCGAGCTTGGCGGCCTCCTCGGTGGAATGGCTCTGGCGAAGTGCCGCAGCAAAGGCAGGATCCCGTTGTGTGAGCTCTTTGATCCGATGCAGTGCCTGTTCCGCATCGCTGGAGGCGTGGCCCGAGGGGAGCGATGTGCTGCTGATTTCCATGGCCATGACCGCCTCTTTGCTTGAAGCCTAGAGAGGTCAGATCGGTCCCCTGATGAGTAGAAATACCCTTGATCTGAACCGTCAAGGAATTACACTGAGACTTGGTATTAACGCTGCCTAAAATAAGATTTGATCTTGCCAACGCCGCCCCTGAGTGGCAGGCAGGTGCCCTAGAGCTCAAGAATGAAATCGGTGGAGACCTGTTGACTCAAGGGGCTTGTTATTCGCCCATCTAGGCGCTGACACTTTTCTGGAGTGCTTCCTGTGCGAGCGTGTTAAGACTCTTTCCCTGCACTTCCGCAGTCATCGCCAACTTCTCATGGAGTTCAGGTGAAATCCGAAGATTAAATTTGCCCGAAAAGTGTTTCCGCGGCTCAATTCCTTGCTCCTTGCAGACCTCAAGAAAGACGCCCAGTGACTTTTTAAATTCTCGGCGAAGTTCATCCGGACTAAATCCATAGAAGTCGGCTCCTCCAGAAAGCCCAAGAATTTCCCCGCGAAACTGATCCATTTCCTCGTCGAATTCAATTTTGGCGTGGTAGCCATCCACAGTCATGAGATTCATGGTGTCACTCCGTGTTCTTCAAACCATTGGCGGATTGAAGCAACAGCACCCTTGTCTGTATTAGGCGATGGGTGGGGTCTGTGAAAGACCCTGACTTCGCCAAACAGAACGACCGCGACTCGGCTGCCCGCCCTCTCAGTGACCTCCCCACCAAGCCCCTGAAACAGGGCTTCAATGTCCCTGCACGGCAAGCTGCCGTTTACGGGACGGGAGAAGATCAGCTCAAGGGTGCGCTGGTGCTTCCGCTTCATTCATTCATGGTACTGCGCCTCGGTACCAGCAGCGGCTTCCGCTTGCGCTGATCGCGCCTTCGCCAAGACGTAACGGAAGGCCCCTCAAGGCTGCGACTCCCTCACAATGGAGCGAGGCGGGGCAGGGGAACGTGCAGATCCTCGGTATCGATCATGTCGTTCTGCGCTGCAGGGATCTGGGCGTCATGCTCAGGTTTTACACCGATGTGCTCGGCTGCAGCTTTACCAAGCGAAATGAGCGCCTGGGGATGATTCACCTACGGGCCGGCAAGTCCCAGATCGACCTGGTCGATGCCGATGGCGCGCTGGGCCTGGCCGGTGGCGCCCCCCCTGGCAAGG
Above is a window of Cyanobium sp. ATX 6F1 DNA encoding:
- a CDS encoding type II toxin-antitoxin system HicA family toxin, whose translation is MKRKHQRTLELIFSRPVNGSLPCRDIEALFQGLGGEVTERAGSRVAVVLFGEVRVFHRPHPSPNTDKGAVASIRQWFEEHGVTP
- a CDS encoding type II toxin-antitoxin system HicB family antitoxin, yielding MNLMTVDGYHAKIEFDEEMDQFRGEILGLSGGADFYGFSPDELRREFKKSLGVFLEVCKEQGIEPRKHFSGKFNLRISPELHEKLAMTAEVQGKSLNTLAQEALQKSVSA